A region from the Mercenaria mercenaria strain notata chromosome 7, MADL_Memer_1, whole genome shotgun sequence genome encodes:
- the LOC123565341 gene encoding zinc finger protein 862-like, producing MGIKNVPKADGENIAKAITSCLTDRFGDDWKTKVVAMGTDGASVMLGQKSGVVQRIREYTDRPFIYAIHCSAHRLELAYRDGLKALQTTTPQKCDALLLNLYLFYKYSPLNRANLQAAFASLGMKMKVPTRVGGTRWLAHTKRAIDHVLFGLPAISLHLEQVRQSHRKDSAAKGKNFLKLLKDRNVTFWLYSQMDIVSALAQVSEAIQQKNISLGDVWNELESVKCILTKYKTRRFC from the exons ATGGGGATTAAGAATGTGCCAAAGGCCGACGGTGAAAATATAGCAAAGGCTATTACGTCTTGTTTAACAGATAGGTTTGGTGATGACTGGAAAACTAAAGTAGTAGCCATGGGAACAGATGGTGCTTCAGTAATGCTTGGTCAGAAAAGTGGAGTTGTTCAGCGAATAAGAGAATACACTGACAGACCATTCATTTATGCCATCCACTGCTCTGCACACAG ACTTGAACTAGCATACAGGGACGGTTTGAAGGCCTTACAAACAACTACACCACAAAAGTGTGATGCTTTACTCCTAAATCTGTACCTGTTTTATAA GTACAGTCCACTGAATAGAGCAAATTTGCAGGCTGCCTTCGCAAGTTTAGGAATGAAGATGAAAGTTCCAACACGAGTAGGTGGAACAAGGTGGTTGGCGCATACTAAAAGGGCCATTGATCATGTTTTGTTTGGTTTGCCTGCAATATCCCTGCATCTTGAACAGGTTAGACAAT CTCACAGAAAAGACTCAGCTGCAAAGGGCAAAAATTTTCTGAAGTTGCTGAAGGACAGAAACGTTACTTTCTGGTTGTACTCCCAGATGGATATTGTGTCCGCACTAGCACAGGTGTCAGAAGCTATACAACAGAAGAACATTTCGCTTGGAGATGTTTGGAATGAACTTGAGTCTGTAAAATGTATCCTGACAAAGTACAAAACAAG aaGATTTTGCTGA